From the Winogradskyella forsetii genome, the window GTGTTAACTTTGAAATGGATTCTGGAAGACTACCATTTAAGTTATTAAAACTTAAGTTTATGGTTACTACGTTATCATCTTCTAAAGTAAGTCCGTACCATTTTGAAACAGGTTGCTCCAAATCCCAAGTGTGATTCCAAGCCTCTCCATTGGTCGTGTTATATAAATCGATAAGAGCCGCCTTTTGATCTTGGGAAACTCCTGCAAATGAGAGTACTGAAATGAAACAGCATAGTAGTGTTATTTTTAGTGTCTTCATAGGTAGTAGATTTTTGTGGAGGGACACAATAACATCACGAATATAACTACATTGACTTCGAACTGCAACTTTTTTCGATGAACTACATCAATAAAAAACTTAAATACCTCTTTTTGAGTATTTTATGAATTTTCACTGCTCTATACTTTCAGCTTGAAAATTGACAATTTCCTGATGTTCAATGGTTGTTGTTATTTGAATCGGATTGCAACAAATTTCACAATCTTCAATATACTTTTGATGATTTTGGGAGACATCTACGAGCATCGAAATCTGTTCCCAGCAATGTGGACATTGAAAGAAGTATTCTTCCATAATGGTTCAATATTTATAATTCAACATTTAATAATTCTCCACTTATCTGAAGCAACGTCAATTCTGCTAATTTTGCATCATATTTTGCCTGATTTCTGCTTAACTCTGCATTCAAGAGATTGAGTTGCGCTTGTCTGAACTCTATGGAAGTAACTTGTCCGAGTTTGAATTTTTCTTGAGTACGGTCAAAATTATTTTGAGCCGTTTTTATATTGTCTTCCTGTACTTGAAAAATCAACAATTTATTTTGATAATCATCCCAAGAATTATTAAAGTTACGCTCAATGTCAAGTATTAATTGTTCTTGCTGTAACTGTTGATTCTCCAGAAATATTTTAGAATTTTTCACCTGTGTTATGGTGCTACCACCATCAAATAAGTTCCAAGTTAAATTGAGACCTGCAGAAACACCAGAACTTGTGTTTTGAAGCGTAAATGCCAAGGGGCTATTATTCGAAGATTCATTCCAACCATAGGAACCAATCAAACCTAATGTAGGTAAAAACTGAGCTTTGTTGGTTCTAATATCATACTGACTAATATTGATATTGCGTTCTGCCTGTAATAAAGAGACATTATTGGCTTTGGTTTTTTCTAGAAGTTCTTCTTTATTTAATTGTATCAAGAAATTTAAATCCGTTTCAACAATAAAGTCTTCTGCATATTTACTTCCTAAAATAACGCTTAAATCGCGCTTCGTGTTTTTCAGTTCCTGTTTAATATTTATAACACTTATACTGTCATTATTAATATCCACTTCAGCATTTAAAACATCTAACTTTGTACTTTGACCATAATCAAATTGATAACCAGCTCTGGTTAATCTATTTTTTGATATAATTAAGGTTTCTTCGAGAACATCTTCATTTTCAGTTAACTGTGCTACCGTGTAATAGACCGAAAAAAGCTGTAACATGGTTGTTTCAATAGTCTCACGAGCCTCTAATTCTGATAATTGATATTGCTCTTTTAATCGTCTATAGTTGTATAGGCGCCCCAAACCATCAAATAATGTATAGTTCAAATTGATTGAAGCATTGTATCTGCGTGTTTCCGCACCTTCCGCAACTCGAGTTTCCCCATTTGCCAACTGACCTTCTGAATTTTGAACATCTAAACTCGCTCCTGCATTTCCTGTAAGTGTTGGTAAGTAACCTGAATTTAAAACATCTTTATTGTTGTCTGCAACTTCAACCGTATTAGTCGCTATTTTAATACCGTAATTATGTTCCAAAGCCAGCTTAACCGCTTCTTCCGTGGACAGTACTTCTTGTGCAGTAGCTAAAATTCCGAAGAAAAATAAACTGTATGATATATAGATTTTAATGTTCTTCATCTATCTTTTGTTCCTTTATAGCGCGTTCTACATCTTCTTTTGCAATTCTATTTCCTGTCATCAACCATTTTTTATTGGTCTTAAAACTATTGGTTGCTGACAATAAAATCGGCAAAATCACTAAAGTCAAAATGGTGGCAATACCTATACCGTAAGCAATAGAAATTGCCATTGGTTTCAAAAATTGTGCCTGCCTGCTTTTTTCCAACAATAGTGGTGCAATACCAGCTATGGTGGTCAATGAGGTTAAGAAAATTGCTCTAAATCGTGTCCGGCCAGCTTCATATAGAGCCTCTTCGAACTTCATTCCCGATTTTAAAAAGGCATTGAATTTACCAATCAAGACCAAACCATCATTTACCATAATACCAATAAGTGCAATGATACCTAACATGGATAAAATATTAATAGGAAAATCGTGAAACCAGTGTCCCCAAGCCACAGCAATAAAACTAAATGGAATCAGTAAAATTAACATTAATGGCTGACTATAACTTCTAAATGTAAAGGCAATAACCACATAAATTAAGAATATTACCACAGGCACGGTTGTTTCTGCAGATTTTGACAATTTTCCCGCCTCACGATTCTGCCCTTCGTAAGACACACCTACAGTTGGGTATTTTGAAAGAATTTCTGGCATTACGTTATTTTGAATATCCAGCAGTATTTCTGCCGCACTTCCGTTAGGATCCTTCAAATCCGCATTGACTTGTATTTCACGCTGGCCATTTAAATGACTGATACTTTCGTCGCCTCTTTTGATGGTATAGGTTGCAATTTCGCCAAATGGCACACGCTGTCCCAAAGGAGATACGATTCGCATGTCATCTAAATCGTTTATAGATGCTCTATCGCTTCTGTCGTATCTTACCCAGACCCTTATTTCGTCTTGTCCTCTTTGAAAGCGTTGGGCCTGCAAACCAAAGAAACCTGCCCTAACCTGACTCATTACCTCTCTAAGATTTAAACCAAGTGCATAAGCCGTTTCATTTAATTCTATATTGATTTCCTTAATCCCTTCTGGATCTGTGTCTGTGACATCAGCCAATAATGAATTCTGTTCCAAAACCTCTCTTAATTCTGTTTTGGCCAACTTAAGCTCTTCTGTATTATTTCCTAATAATGAAATAGAAACCGGAGATCCACCAAAGTTACCACCAGACCCAAAAGTTAAACGCTCTACGCCATAAACATTACCCACTTCTTCCCTTATGGCATTGGTTATTTCTGGTGATCCAAAATCACGTTCCTCTCCAGGTAAGAGGTTCACATTGATACTTGCTTTATTATTACCAGGACCAACACGTTTAATAATATTTTCTACTACGGCTTTGTTTCCCGACTGTTTCTCTGTAAAGGTCTCATTAACGCGCCATGCCGCAGCTTCTACCAAAGTAATTATTGAATCTGTTATCTTTGGATTTGTTCCCTCTGGCATTAATAAATCTATACTAACTCTATCACTTGCAATACTAGGGAAAAATGCCGTTTTTATAATTCCGCCTTGGTTGGCACCTATCGTTAAAATCATTAGTGCTAATAATATGGCGAACGTTATAAAGCGTTGGTTCAATGCAAATCTTAAAACAGGACTGTACAAATTATCCCGACAATAGACCATAAACTTATCCCCATATTCATTAATCATCCGAAGTTTCAAAAACACCTTTGCTATTCCCTTTTTTTCACCTTTTTCTTCCGACGACATCGTTACCAATGCCTTTGAATGGGCAATATGTGCGGGTAAAATAATTAATGCTTCTACTAAGGAAACCACCAATGTTAAGATAACTACGACAGAAACTTCACTAAAAAAGTCCCCTATTCTACCTTCCAAAAATAGAAACGTAGAGAAGGCCAAAACTGTTGTAATGATAGCTGAGAGAATTGCCGGCAACACCTCCATAGTACCATCAATTGCTGCTTGTATTCTTGGCTTACCTTGTTCGTAATGTTGATAGATGTTTTCGGCTATCACAATACCATCATCTACCAAGATACCAATAACAATGATCATCCCAAAAAGAGACAAGACGTTAATGGTAACTCCAAATTGCGCCGCAAATACAAACATTCCGAGAAAAGCAACCGGTAAACCAAATGCTACCCAAAATGCCAATCTTGTATTTAAAAAAACGGACAAAAATAAAAGCACCAAGAAAATTCCCATGGCACCATTTTCTAAGAGTAATTGCGTTCTTTCATTGAGTCGTATGGAAGAATCACTTACAACATCAATTTTAATCCCTGAATATTTTTGGTTAAACTCCACAATATATGCATTAACCTTATCTGCAGTTGAAATAAGGTCTTCACTATTAGTGTTTGTAATTTCAATATTTACAGCAACATTGCCATTAAAAAAGGTGGCGTTTGGTGTTTCTGAAAATCGATCCCTAACAGTAGCCACATCCTGTAACCTTACGATAGTTCCGTCATCACTTGCCCTAACAGGTAGATTGTTTAGCTCGTCACCGTAATACGACCTATTGTTGGCTCTAATTAAATAATCTTCAGTGTCGGTTTTAATATTTCCACCAGTGGTTAAAATATTGGATTGGGATACTGCAGCAGCAACTTCAGCAAAAGTAAGGTTGTAGGCTAACAAATCATTTTCCCGAACGGCAATTTCTATTTCCTCTTCGGGATAACCAGTTATATTGATTTGAGAAATCCCTTCCATAGCACGAAGGTCATTTTCAATAGTTCTTCCTATTTGTTTTAAAGCGACGAGTTCAATATTTTCGCCACTAATTGAAAAATCAATGGTTTGTCTAATCCGTTCTTGTTTGGCAACGACCAATGGCTCCATTCCTGTTGGGAAATTTGGCACACGATCTACAGCGTTTTTTACCTCTGCCAGCATATCATCTATATCCTCATCACTCTCAATCTCTACCGTTATGCTGCCTCCGTTTTCACGGGAAGTGGATGTCACACGCTCTACACCAATTAATCCTTTTAAATTATCTTCAATTTTAAGCACCACTCCTTCTTCAATCTCTTCTGGTGCTGCTCCTGGATAAGTGATATTTATTGAGATAATTTCTGCTTCCTGTAAGGGAAAAAACGACGACTGAAGACGCAACATCCCTAAAACGCCAAAAATGAGAAAAGCGATAATAATTATATTTACCGCAACATCATATTTTATAAAATACGCAATAACTTTTCTCATGTTATTCTGTTGGATTTGAAACGTCGGTGGTTTTTGACTCTTTATTGACTTTCACCAACATACCTGCATAAGCGCCTGGCACTGATTTTGAAAGAATAACGGTATTATCAGGAATCCCTTTTACTACGACCTCCTTTGGTGAGAAATAAACAGGTTCTACGTCAAGAATATCTAATATACTATCTTTTATAATGAAGATTTCTGACTGATCAACCAATAGTTTTCGCGATATTTTGTAGGCATCAGGAATCTCTTTAGCTTCTAATTGCGCCTCTAAATACATGCCTTCCTTTAAATCCTTTCCCTTAACTTCAACAAACACCGTTACCGTTTGAGTCGCTTGGTCAATACGACCATTTATTCGAGAAACCGTGCCTGTATAATTCGTCTGTTTGTTTATCGTATTTAAAGTTACATTCTCGCCTATTTGCAATAGGTCGCTAAACGTTCTACTAATGGCTAACTCTAATTCATAAATTGACGTATCTATAAATTCGCCTAACTTCTGTCCTGGCCTTACTAAAGTTCCTTTATTTACTAAAGCCTCTGTTAAAATTCCATTATAAGGTGCATAGATTCTATATTTTGAAAGACGCTGCTCTAAATTCTTCACATTATAATAAGCAGATTGTACGCCTCGACCAGTAATAAAATAATTGACTTTTTCAATATCGGATTTTGGTAATTCCGCAGTACTATTATTCATATCAAAATTCCTTAGGTAAGCTTCCCAAACCGGAAAGGCTTCAGGATAATCTAATCTTAAGTCTGGCATTAATGAGGTAATCAAATTATACAAATCGCTCTTTGCTGATTGTACTGAGGCATAATATTCACTCGAATTTATACGAATGAGTAACTGACCTTTTTTATACGGTTGGCCTGCTTTAAAATCTTCTGAAGAATTTTCGAATACGCCTTGGACTTCTGAGTAAAGCTCTAACCTGTCTTTTGCAATAAGATTACCATTTGCAGGAATGGTAATGGGTACAGTTGAATTTTTAACCGTATCTACAAAAACAGTCTTTACAACTTTTGCAACTTCTGGCTTAGTCTTCTTATTACTTTTGACGATTAGGTAAGCGCCAAAGACTGCTGCCAAGATAATAACAGCACCAATTGCAAATAAAAGTAATTTTCTCATAGAATTCCTTTTGAAGGTTAGCTTCTAATGTTTTTTTATGAGTTAAGGATTAAAACAAAGAAGCTACAAAAATATCCTTTTGGGAATGATTTGCAGTTAAAAAAAACTTAAAAGGAACGATAAGTTAAGATAATTCTTCTAATTGAAATTGAGCACTTTCCCAATCTTCCATTAGTTTTTTTATGGATTTTTTCTTTTTCTGATAGGCATCAAAAAACTTTGGGTCTGAAGCTGTTTTATCATAATCCGTAGCCAACTTAACATCATCGGATTTAATCTCTTTTTCCAGTTGACTGATTTCAGACTCTAAATTACTAATCTTGTTATTTAAAGACTTTAACTTTTTTTGATCCTCATAGCTTTGTTTATTGCTTTCTTTCGGTTTTTCTGAAATAACGGTTCGCTTTTCGGCTTCTCGTAAATTTTCAAGATTGCGCTGTTCTAGATAAAAATCAATATCACCTAAATATTCTTTGATATTCTGATCTTTAAATTCATAAACCGTATCTGTTAAACCTTGAAGGAAATCCCTATCGTGAGAAACCAATATTAAAGTCCCTTCAAATTTCTTTAAAGCTTCCTTAAGTACATTTTTCGATTTAATATCCAAGTGATTTGTTGGCTCATCCATTATGAGAACATTCAAGGGTTGCAACAATAACTTCGCCAAAGCCAAACGATTACGCTCGCCACCAGAAAGTACTCTCACATACTTTTCTGCTTCTTCTCCTCTAAATAAAAAAGACCCCAGAATATCACGGACTTTACTTCTATTGGTTTCGTTAGCCGCATCAATCATCGTATCTAAAACAGTTTTACTTCCGTCTAAATACTCAGCTTGGTTTTGTGCGAAATAGCCGATTTGAACGTTGTGTCCTAAATTTAACTTCCCTTCGTGTTTAATTTCACCAACGATAATTTTTGCCAAAGTTGATTTTCCTTGTCCATTTTGTCCAACGAAAGCTGTCTTAATATCTCTGGGCACGGCTAAATTAACGTTGTGCAATACCTGTAGTTCTCCATAAGATTTAGACACATTTTCAAGCTCAACAACCACTTTACCTGGTGTAACAGATACAGGGAAATTTAGGCTCATTACGCTGTTGTCATCTTCATCAACTTCAATTCTATCAATTTTATCTAACTTTTTAATTAACGATTGTGCCATGGTTGCCTTAGAAGCTTTAGCCCTGAACTTTTCGATGAGTTTTTCAGTTTGCTCAATCTTCTTCTCTTGATTTTTTTGAGCGGCAAGTTGCTGCACTTTCATTTCCTTTCGCAAAGCTAAAAACTTTGTGTAAGGCTTGTTGTAATCATAAATTCTCCCTAATGAGATTTCGATAGTTCGATTGGTGACGTTATCTAAAAACATCTTATCGTGAGAGACAATGACTACCGCTCCACTATAGCCTTTCAAAAAGTTTTCCAACCAAATTATAGATTCAATATCCAAGTGGTTGGTTGGCTCATCCAAGAGCAATAAATCGTTATTTTGAAGTAAAAGTTTTGCTAATTCTATACGCATTCTCCAACCTCCAGAAAACGTATCGGTCAATTTATCAAAATCTTCACGTTTAAATCCTAAACCTTGAAGGATTTTCTCAGTTTCACCTTGATAATTATAACCGCCTAAGATTTCGTATTGATGCTGCACATCATTCAGATCTATCATTAATTGATTATAGGATTCACTTTCGTAATCCGTCCGTTCTGCTAATTGTGTGTTTATATGTTCTAGTTTGGCTTCACAATCTTTAATTTCCTTAAAAGCTTCATAGGATTCCTCTAAAACGGTTTTGCCAAAATCGAAGTCGATATCCTGTTTTAGAAACCCTATTTTTAAATCTTTGTCTGCTGCAATTTGTCCTGTATCGGCTTCTTGTTCTTTAGATAAAATTCGAAGCATGGTGGATTTGCCAGCACCATTCTTACCGATTAAACCGATTCTGTCCCCAAGACCTAGCTTAAATGTAATTTCCTCAAACAGATATTCACCTTGAAACGAAATGGAAAGATTATGGATATTAAGCATATTTGTGACATAAGTTACAGAACATCAAACCTAAAAAAGTTATCTTTGTTCTTAATTTTAAAAGTGCAAAAGTAAGCTATTAAATATGATTAGAAAAGGAATGAAATTGTACAGCATTCTGTTTGGTGTTTGTCCAAAATGCCATCAGGAATCGATGTATGTAAATAAAAACCCTTACGTGCTTTCAGAAGTTATCAAAATGCAAGAGAAATGCTCGCATTGCCATACTAAATATCAAATAGAACCTTCTTTTTTTTACGGTTCAATGTATGTGAGTTATGGTGTTGGTATTGCTTTTGCTGTAGCTGCTTTTATCATCAGCTATAATATGTTGGAATCTTCATTGACCATCGCTTTTGTTGCAATTGTAGCTACTTTAATAGGTTTTATGCCGGTAATAATGAGATTATCCCGTAATATTTGGATTAATCTCTTTTTGAGTTATGATAAAAGCAAAGCTAAAAGCCCATCCTAGCCTTCCCCAAGGAAGGGACTCTTACTCGAATGGATAAAAACATGTTATATTCTATAATACAAACTGAGAACTGTGGACTGAAAACTGCCGACGATGGATCCTGTTTAAAAGCTATTTCAATAAGTTATACCAAGAAAACACCAAGGCGCACAAAGAAAAAAGGTCGGTACTTGAAATAAAACTTCCTACAATAGACATTTAATACTTTACACTTTTTTTACTGTAGACTGTGGACTGTGGACTGTGGACTGTGGACTGTGGACTGCATACTAAACAAACCTATTCACATCAATTTCAGAATCTAAGACGTCATTATTTTCTATAAAATTATAGAGTTTCTTAGCGACATAAGGTGCAATCATCACACCTCTTGTTCCCAGTCCATTTAAAACATATAGATCTTTATGCTCTGCATGCCTGCCCACTAAAGGTCGTCTATCTTTTACGGTAGGTCTTATTCCTGCGACGTGATTCACAACTTGGAATTCACAATTGATAAAAGTTTTTAGTTTTGAAAGTAATTCTTCTTTCGCCTTTTCTGTAGGCTGATTAGTTTTATCGTCATTATCGTAAGTCGCACCAACATTATATAAATCATTTCCTAGCGGAATAACAAAGACTGAAGATTTTACGGCGTAATCAATTTTTAAATCTGGTGCCTTGATGGTTATAATCTCTCCTTTAGAGCCCGTTAGCGGAATAGCTTTAAAGTAGGGGTTTTGCTTTACTCCAAAACCTTCAGCGAATACTATCTGTTTTGCTTGAAGGTTATTATATTGAATTATACCCGATTCGAATTGTATTTTGCTGTGCTGAAAAGTTCCTTCTTCAAAACAATCATTCTCCTTTAAAAAATTTTTATAATTTAAAATTAAAGTTTCAGTATCTATACGGCCTGCATGCAAAACTTCTCCCAATGCAAATGGTGCATCAATTGCTGAATTCGTGTTTTTAACCAGTTCTGTTGAAAGATAGGCTTCAAGACCTGGTTTATCTGACGCCGTAAACCATTTGTTTTGCTCTTGGATGGAAGTAAAACGTCTTAAAATTCGAAGCTTGTAGTCGATTTTAATGTTTAATTCGTTCTCAACTCTGGTATATGTAGGTATTGACAATGCGAGTTGCTCTTTGGCTTTCCATACTTCCGAAAAACGTTTTAATATCACAGGATTGTAAAGTCCTGCAGCAACTATTGACGACTTCTGTGAATTGTTATCGAAGACCAAAAATGTTTTGTTATTCGCACGCAATTCCTCGCAAAATGCAATACTTGCCAATCCACAACCTACAATAATGTAATCTACTTGTTTCATTGTGGCAAAAGTAAATAAAACTTTGGTTCAAAGGATTCTGAAATATTAATCATGTATGAAAATAATTTGCCGAGATTCCTGCCTCTGTAGAAATGCAAAACGCCCACTTAAAAAGTGAGCGTTTATAATATTATCTATGTTAAGTTAACTAGTAACTCCACATATCTTGTTCAAAGTTTCTGATTTTGTCTTTGATACGTTCTGATTCTAAAAGCTGCATTAATGCATTTTCAGCGACATACTCTTTTACTTCTCTATCACCATAAACATTTTCTTCTTTGTAGATAATTCCACTAAAGCGTCTGCTGTTTAATAAATGATCGAAAGACAACGGCACAGCACTATTCTTATTGTTAAATGCTTTAGCATCATGCATGATATCTCTTATTTCTGGAAAAAACACCCAAAATAAACCAATTGGTTCCTTATTAGCCTCATCATCAGAGTCAATAAAGTTTACATCTGGTGCTGCCGGTGCAATACCTAAGATACGATACTTTAATTCCCCTTGACGCTTATCAAAATACCAGAGTCCCTTAATTAAATAAGAATTGATATCAGCTGGTCCAATCTCTCTACGGATCACATACTCCTCTGGAACTAATGATGTATCAGAAACACCTTCTGCATTCATCCAATCAATTCCTACATCTGTAATCTCTTCCTTTTTTAAGGAAGGCGCAAGATCTTCCATGGTACGTTCTTCCGTAAAATAGGAGTCTGCATATACCTTAGGGATGATACCACTATTGACATTTTCCATTAAAACCATATACAATGATTTTCTGTCGTCTCCTAAATTATCTTCAATCGGAAAATATAAAGGAAAATTGGCACGCTCATCCAAGACAACTTTTTCCCAAGTCATTTTAGAAAATAAGATATCTCTATCTCCGACATATCCATATTCTAAAGGCTTGTCGTTATCTAGAAGTAACTGTGCTTCAGTTTTCATACCAATTTCTTCTGGTATTTTTGCATTTAGGATATTAGCTTGAGCAAACATCGAATTTGCAGCTAAAACTCCTATTCCTATACATAAAAAGCTTTTTAAATTCATCTTATTATTTGTTATAATTTGGGATTTTCTTTTATTGATACCGTCGTAGTTATCAATTAGTTTGTAACTTCAACAGCTACAGGCGAAACTCCTTTTAATCGATATTTCGCATTGCCTTCTATTTTAGCTTCAATATCAAATATCGTAACTACATCTCCACTACGAGCTCTACCAATAGCTGATTTTGCCTGGCTATTCATTTTTGTACCAGCAACAGCAACTGTAGGTTGTCCAGGTACTTTTATTTTAAATGATGTCACGTTAATTGGTAGATCGAATACGAAATCTTCTAATTTTGCACCAACCGTTCCGATTTCTAAATTACGCTTCGGTAATTTTACGATACCATCTTGACCTGCAATTGTACCAGTAGGTTTTGGAATATCTTTAATTCTAAACGTTTGCTGGTCACTTGCTTTTGTACCATCATCTAAAGTAGCAGAAACATTAATAGTAACTTCTCTACCTGTTCCAGGATTCATTACATATTTCCCAGTACCAGAAGCTTTAGATAAACCTGCTCCACTAGCACTAACCTTATTATCTGGTACACCAGCAAAAGATATAGTCATTGGGTTAGCGACACCACGATAAACAACGTTCATCTTATCTGCAGAAATTGTTGCAGAATTTGGTCTTGGAACCACCACGTAATTACCTACGATAGGAATATCCAATGGTTTCCCATCCTCAAGAAATGTAAATTTACCTTCAATTTTTTGTTCACCGACATTACCGACCCTAAAATCTAAACGTGCTGCTCCTGTAGAGTCTATAGCATTGGACAAATCAATCTCTTGACCTTCTACAACCAATTTTGTAGGTGTTACATTAGCATACTTCCCTAAAACAACGCGTCCTTGAAATTTTTCACCTGCAAAAAATGCCGATTTATCAGCTAATACAATTGCTTGGTAGTTTTTCAATGATGTAGCGTCACTTACAAGGTTTCCAAGGAAACCATTGTAAATATTAGTTTCAGTTGCTTTAACATCGTTTTGCATTGCCGTTAACTTGGTGTAAGATGCGATAGCTGGAAAGCCTTGAAAATGATAATCTAACCATTTCTTTTTAGCACCTTCACTATCTACGACTGGATCTAAACTAAAGCGTCTTTCGAAACTTTGTATGACTGGCTGCCATTTACCCTCATTTGGTAAAACGGCTTTGATATCAGCCTTGTATTTCTCTATTGCCTCTACAATTTCGTCACCTCTTTTAGTGTAACGGTCTCCTGTAAACCAAAGCTCATCAAGTTTATCACCTTTATCCATTTCCTCATAAGGTAATTCTCCATTTTCTTCTCTTTCGTAGCCTCCGTTTTTAACGATATCCTTTGCTTTAACAGTTTCTAAAAATTTATAGAATTCATCAGAAATAATACTGATCTGTTTTGCTTTTTGATTTGCCGCTGCAAAATCCTCTGGCTTTTCTTCTGCCTGAGATTCCAATTGATTCAAAATCCCTGTATTGGATGATGTAGCCAATTCATTTGCATTAACAAATTTCGTGTTCATTAAACCAAATGCAGATAATACTTCTTTTGACATGGTCATTGCGATCATGGCAATGAATACCAAATACATTAAGTTAATCATTTTTTGCCTTGCGGACTGTTTTCCTCCTGCCATTCTAATTAGGTTTTAATTGTTAATTAATTTGATTTTAAAAACCAATTAGTTTTTGTTCATTGCAGATAACATGCCACCATATACACCATTTAAAGATGATAGGTTAGACGCTAAGGATTGCATTTGTTCTTTTAATTTAGTAGCATTTTCAACAGCTTCTTCATTAATAGCTGCCTGACGGTTTGCACTATCCACTTGCACCTTGTAAAGGCTATTTAAAGATTCCATCTGAGCTGCTGCTAAAGACATTTCTTCACTATATTTCTTTTGAGCTTGAATACCATCAACTGTTGGAGAAATGCCTTTTGCAGCTCCTTCAAAGTTCTTGATACTATCTCCTAGGCTTGCCATAAGGGCGCCATCAATTTTAGCTTCTTTTAATAAGTTATCTAATTTCTTAGATAATAAGCCTTCGGCATCTTTAGGTGCTTCAACTTTCTTCTTACCTATAGATTGACCTCCAGCTAATTCTGGGTACACTAATGACCAGTCTAAGTCATCGCCTTGTTTTTCGAATGCAGATATAGTAAATACAATAGCTTCAACGATCATACCGATAGTAAGGATAAGGGATCCATAAGGCCAGTGTTGAATTTTGAATAACGCTCCAATAATTACAATTGCAGCTCCAAGTCCGTAGACCATATTCATTGTTGATAATTTCTTTTGTGCCATGATTTTGATTTTTTTGATTTTCAAATGAGCTTTTGGTTAAGTTACGCTCACTTAGGATTAATATTTAGTTTAAGTTAAGTTTA encodes:
- a CDS encoding ABC-F family ATP-binding cassette domain-containing protein, which encodes MLNIHNLSISFQGEYLFEEITFKLGLGDRIGLIGKNGAGKSTMLRILSKEQEADTGQIAADKDLKIGFLKQDIDFDFGKTVLEESYEAFKEIKDCEAKLEHINTQLAERTDYESESYNQLMIDLNDVQHQYEILGGYNYQGETEKILQGLGFKREDFDKLTDTFSGGWRMRIELAKLLLQNNDLLLLDEPTNHLDIESIIWLENFLKGYSGAVVIVSHDKMFLDNVTNRTIEISLGRIYDYNKPYTKFLALRKEMKVQQLAAQKNQEKKIEQTEKLIEKFRAKASKATMAQSLIKKLDKIDRIEVDEDDNSVMSLNFPVSVTPGKVVVELENVSKSYGELQVLHNVNLAVPRDIKTAFVGQNGQGKSTLAKIIVGEIKHEGKLNLGHNVQIGYFAQNQAEYLDGSKTVLDTMIDAANETNRSKVRDILGSFLFRGEEAEKYVRVLSGGERNRLALAKLLLQPLNVLIMDEPTNHLDIKSKNVLKEALKKFEGTLILVSHDRDFLQGLTDTVYEFKDQNIKEYLGDIDFYLEQRNLENLREAEKRTVISEKPKESNKQSYEDQKKLKSLNNKISNLESEISQLEKEIKSDDVKLATDYDKTASDPKFFDAYQKKKKSIKKLMEDWESAQFQLEELS
- a CDS encoding DUF983 domain-containing protein; the protein is MIRKGMKLYSILFGVCPKCHQESMYVNKNPYVLSEVIKMQEKCSHCHTKYQIEPSFFYGSMYVSYGVGIAFAVAAFIISYNMLESSLTIAFVAIVATLIGFMPVIMRLSRNIWINLFLSYDKSKAKSPS
- a CDS encoding NAD(P)/FAD-dependent oxidoreductase — translated: MKQVDYIIVGCGLASIAFCEELRANNKTFLVFDNNSQKSSIVAAGLYNPVILKRFSEVWKAKEQLALSIPTYTRVENELNIKIDYKLRILRRFTSIQEQNKWFTASDKPGLEAYLSTELVKNTNSAIDAPFALGEVLHAGRIDTETLILNYKNFLKENDCFEEGTFQHSKIQFESGIIQYNNLQAKQIVFAEGFGVKQNPYFKAIPLTGSKGEIITIKAPDLKIDYAVKSSVFVIPLGNDLYNVGATYDNDDKTNQPTEKAKEELLSKLKTFINCEFQVVNHVAGIRPTVKDRRPLVGRHAEHKDLYVLNGLGTRGVMIAPYVAKKLYNFIENNDVLDSEIDVNRFV
- the porN gene encoding type IX secretion system ring subunit PorN/GldN, encoding MNLKSFLCIGIGVLAANSMFAQANILNAKIPEEIGMKTEAQLLLDNDKPLEYGYVGDRDILFSKMTWEKVVLDERANFPLYFPIEDNLGDDRKSLYMVLMENVNSGIIPKVYADSYFTEERTMEDLAPSLKKEEITDVGIDWMNAEGVSDTSLVPEEYVIRREIGPADINSYLIKGLWYFDKRQGELKYRILGIAPAAPDVNFIDSDDEANKEPIGLFWVFFPEIRDIMHDAKAFNNKNSAVPLSFDHLLNSRRFSGIIYKEENVYGDREVKEYVAENALMQLLESERIKDKIRNFEQDMWSY
- the porM gene encoding type IX secretion system motor protein PorM/GldM, coding for MAGGKQSARQKMINLMYLVFIAMIAMTMSKEVLSAFGLMNTKFVNANELATSSNTGILNQLESQAEEKPEDFAAANQKAKQISIISDEFYKFLETVKAKDIVKNGGYEREENGELPYEEMDKGDKLDELWFTGDRYTKRGDEIVEAIEKYKADIKAVLPNEGKWQPVIQSFERRFSLDPVVDSEGAKKKWLDYHFQGFPAIASYTKLTAMQNDVKATETNIYNGFLGNLVSDATSLKNYQAIVLADKSAFFAGEKFQGRVVLGKYANVTPTKLVVEGQEIDLSNAIDSTGAARLDFRVGNVGEQKIEGKFTFLEDGKPLDIPIVGNYVVVPRPNSATISADKMNVVYRGVANPMTISFAGVPDNKVSASGAGLSKASGTGKYVMNPGTGREVTINVSATLDDGTKASDQQTFRIKDIPKPTGTIAGQDGIVKLPKRNLEIGTVGAKLEDFVFDLPINVTSFKIKVPGQPTVAVAGTKMNSQAKSAIGRARSGDVVTIFDIEAKIEGNAKYRLKGVSPVAVEVTN
- the porL gene encoding type IX secretion system motor protein PorL/GldL, encoding MAQKKLSTMNMVYGLGAAIVIIGALFKIQHWPYGSLILTIGMIVEAIVFTISAFEKQGDDLDWSLVYPELAGGQSIGKKKVEAPKDAEGLLSKKLDNLLKEAKIDGALMASLGDSIKNFEGAAKGISPTVDGIQAQKKYSEEMSLAAAQMESLNSLYKVQVDSANRQAAINEEAVENATKLKEQMQSLASNLSSLNGVYGGMLSAMNKN